From the genome of Candidatus Desulfarcum epimagneticum, one region includes:
- the mnmE gene encoding tRNA modification GTPase MnmE: MRPSCSNSDTIAAVSTPPGPGGIAIIRISGPKALEIAGAIFRPSRSAGKAPEPGFVSHRLRHGFIQDPADAHVLDEALVCAMRAPGSYTGEDVTEIHSHSGPAAVREILALILAKGARPAEPGEFTRRAFLNGRMDLTQAEAVIDIIQSRSSTALRAAAAHLKGGMGRSAGEIRDSLVTALAQIEASIDFSEDAGDPGFPKAMISEFERRVIQKLEGLIENHRRLGAIREGVKIVIAGKPNVGKSTLLNALLGYERAIVSPEPGATRDYISEPAAIQGLFATLIDSAGLRESPDPVERRGIQKTLERVKESDIVLFMVDGALGINEDDRTVYDMLKARDPILTINKTDLTKGKDVDLGGIPEGLETAEISALTGRGLEELKNVIFKRAGRPEAFDPGRDIVPNLRQTTALERALAHAGSALDLIRRGDDAPELAAIELGDALQSVDQVTGAETGEDVLDKIFQTFCVGK, translated from the coding sequence ATGAGACCGTCCTGCTCGAATTCCGACACCATCGCGGCCGTGTCCACCCCCCCGGGACCGGGAGGGATCGCCATCATCCGGATTTCAGGCCCAAAGGCCCTGGAGATCGCCGGCGCGATTTTTCGGCCGTCCAGATCCGCCGGGAAAGCCCCTGAACCGGGATTTGTCTCCCACCGCCTTCGCCACGGGTTCATCCAGGACCCCGCCGACGCCCATGTTCTGGACGAGGCCCTGGTCTGCGCCATGCGGGCGCCCGGTTCTTACACCGGGGAGGATGTGACGGAAATTCACTCCCATTCCGGTCCGGCGGCCGTTCGGGAAATCCTGGCCCTGATCCTGGCAAAAGGCGCCCGGCCGGCGGAGCCCGGGGAATTTACCCGGCGGGCTTTTTTAAATGGCCGCATGGACCTCACCCAGGCCGAGGCCGTCATCGACATCATCCAATCCCGGTCATCCACCGCCCTTCGGGCCGCCGCGGCCCATCTGAAAGGCGGGATGGGACGAAGCGCGGGGGAAATCCGGGACTCTCTGGTGACGGCCCTGGCCCAAATCGAGGCGTCCATCGATTTTTCCGAGGACGCCGGCGATCCGGGTTTCCCCAAAGCCATGATATCGGAATTTGAGCGCCGTGTGATTCAAAAACTGGAGGGCCTCATCGAAAACCACCGCCGGCTCGGCGCGATCCGGGAAGGCGTCAAAATCGTCATCGCCGGAAAGCCCAACGTGGGAAAATCCACCCTGCTCAACGCGCTCCTGGGATACGAGCGGGCCATTGTGTCCCCGGAGCCGGGGGCCACCCGGGACTATATCTCCGAGCCGGCGGCCATTCAGGGGCTTTTCGCCACCCTCATCGACTCCGCCGGGCTCAGGGAGTCGCCGGACCCTGTGGAACGCCGGGGCATCCAAAAAACCCTTGAGCGCGTCAAGGAATCGGACATTGTTCTTTTTATGGTTGACGGGGCGCTGGGAATCAACGAAGATGACCGGACGGTTTATGACATGCTCAAGGCCCGCGATCCCATCCTGACGATCAATAAAACAGACCTGACGAAGGGAAAAGACGTGGACCTGGGCGGAATCCCGGAGGGTCTGGAAACCGCGGAGATCTCCGCTTTGACGGGCCGCGGCCTGGAGGAGCTGAAAAACGTTATTTTTAAGCGGGCCGGGCGCCCGGAGGCGTTTGACCCCGGGCGGGACATCGTCCCGAACCTGAGGCAGACCACGGCCCTGGAGCGGGCCCTGGCCCATGCCGGAAGCGCCCTGGACCTGATCCGCCGGGGAGACGACGCCCCGGAGCTGGCGGCCATTGAGCTGGGCGACGCCCTTCAAAGCGTGGATCAGGTGACGGGAGCCGAAACCGGGGAGGATGTTCTGGACAAAATTTTTCAGACATTTTGCGTGGGGAAATAA
- the tsaA gene encoding tRNA (N6-threonylcarbamoyladenosine(37)-N6)-methyltransferase TrmO, with amino-acid sequence MGRPCQTNPINAMNSTNSFRLFPVGLVLKTESDVRIRIYPEYAGAMPGLEQFSHILALWWFHENDNARERGTLRVHPRGDKKNPLTGVFATRSPARPNLIAVTPCRIERIEEADIIVDDIDAFHHTPVIDVKPYFPLRDPDAVIRTPEWAK; translated from the coding sequence ATGGGCCGCCCCTGCCAAACAAACCCAATAAACGCAATGAACTCTACAAACTCGTTTCGCCTTTTTCCTGTGGGCCTGGTTTTAAAAACCGAATCCGACGTTCGAATACGGATTTATCCGGAATACGCCGGGGCCATGCCGGGCCTTGAGCAGTTTTCCCATATCCTGGCGCTGTGGTGGTTTCATGAAAATGACAACGCCCGGGAGCGGGGGACTTTGCGGGTCCATCCCCGGGGGGACAAAAAAAATCCCCTCACCGGTGTGTTCGCCACCCGGTCCCCGGCGCGGCCCAATCTCATCGCCGTCACTCCATGCCGAATCGAAAGGATCGAGGAGGCGGACATCATCGTGGACGACATCGACGCCTTTCATCACACCCCGGTCATTGATGTCAAACCGTATTTTCCCCTTCGGGACCCGGACGCCGTGATTCGGACCCCGGAATGGGCCAAATAG
- the yaeJ gene encoding conserved hypothetical protein (Evidence 4 : Unknown function but conserved in other organisms) → MIEIAPGIFLNEKELIFSFVRASGPGGQNVNKVSTAVQLRFDAGRSPGLPGPVQDRLARLAGSRMSKDRVIVIDARRFRSRERNREDAIERLSRLIRKAAQKPRRRVKSKPPNASRVRRLEDKRRNSAQKRLRRRVSSSDA, encoded by the coding sequence ATGATTGAAATCGCCCCGGGCATTTTTTTAAACGAAAAAGAGCTGATCTTTTCCTTTGTCCGGGCCTCGGGGCCCGGGGGGCAAAACGTCAACAAGGTTTCCACAGCGGTCCAGCTCCGCTTCGACGCCGGCCGTTCCCCGGGACTGCCCGGGCCGGTCCAAGATCGCCTGGCGCGCCTGGCCGGGTCCCGGATGAGCAAGGACCGGGTCATCGTCATTGACGCCCGGCGTTTTCGAAGCCGGGAGCGAAACCGCGAGGACGCCATTGAACGGCTGTCCCGACTGATCCGAAAAGCGGCCCAAAAACCCAGACGCCGCGTGAAATCAAAGCCCCCGAACGCCTCCCGGGTCCGGCGCCTGGAGGACAAACGTCGAAACAGCGCGCAAAAACGACTGCGACGACGGGTTTCCTCCTCCGACGCGTGA
- a CDS encoding conserved hypothetical protein (Evidence 4 : Unknown function but conserved in other organisms), with translation MTWHKQLKMVNTQDKVKQKTPVVNRQSVKGSGSRSDLKIEPGEIHLWLAFPDEMDPRLVSACEALLSENERARMERFRFEKDRRLCLAARALARMALAGYAGRDPREIRFQENRWGKPRIAGPKPMPPLRFNLSHTDGLVLFGATLENEIGVDVERLDRENMDMKAIARRFFSPPEAAHVARSPRERRAEVFFRLWTLKEAFIKARGRGLSIPLDSFYFNILKKKEIQVCFPDCGQDSEEWLFFTERPAKGHMAGVAVQKKGGPAPALQIKKALPGAFYP, from the coding sequence ATGACATGGCACAAACAGTTAAAAATGGTTAATACTCAAGATAAGGTAAAACAAAAAACCCCGGTCGTCAACCGGCAATCCGTCAAAGGATCCGGTTCCAGGTCCGATTTGAAAATCGAGCCCGGTGAGATCCATTTATGGCTGGCCTTTCCCGATGAAATGGACCCCCGGCTGGTTTCGGCCTGCGAGGCGCTTTTGTCGGAAAACGAGCGGGCGCGAATGGAACGGTTCCGGTTCGAAAAAGACCGGCGCCTGTGTCTGGCGGCCCGAGCCCTGGCCCGGATGGCGCTGGCCGGATACGCCGGCCGGGACCCCCGGGAGATCCGTTTTCAGGAAAACCGGTGGGGAAAACCCCGGATCGCCGGGCCCAAACCCATGCCGCCCCTTCGCTTCAACCTGTCCCACACCGACGGCCTTGTCCTTTTCGGCGCGACACTGGAGAACGAGATCGGGGTGGATGTGGAGCGGCTGGACAGGGAAAATATGGACATGAAGGCCATCGCCCGAAGATTTTTTTCTCCCCCCGAAGCCGCGCATGTGGCCCGGTCGCCCCGGGAGAGACGGGCCGAAGTGTTTTTTCGGCTCTGGACCTTAAAGGAGGCATTTATCAAGGCCCGGGGCCGGGGCCTGTCCATCCCATTGGATTCATTTTATTTTAACATACTGAAAAAAAAAGAAATACAAGTTTGTTTCCCGGACTGCGGCCAGGATTCCGAGGAGTGGCTCTTTTTCACCGAAAGGCCCGCGAAAGGCCACATGGCGGGAGTCGCTGTTCAAAAAAAGGGGGGCCCGGCTCCCGCTCTTCAAATCAAAAAGGCCCTGCCCGGGGCATTTTATCCTTGA
- the rsmA gene encoding Ribosomal RNA small subunit methyltransferase A, whose product MSSPREILRRTDIRAKKSLGQHFLSDPGLAEKIAAALDIEPDDIVLEIGPGLGALTFCLARKAAGVWAVEKDRRMMGILKAELGAGGVDNVRLVEGDFLKFDISGLSAAEGRSLKVAGNLPYNISSQVLARLAESRQVISGAVLMFQKELARRVMAKPGTKDYGRLSVALAYCADIRRVARAGSKSFFPRPKVDSEVLRVDFKTPDFPARDEIFFKSVVKAAFSSRRKTLKNALAGSHLSIEAAGAIQALGRAGVDPVRRAETLSVEEFVRLADVLNDAAEYPAPRTGERTQKEASQSPRKNRRRHGDR is encoded by the coding sequence ATGTCATCACCGAGAGAAATCCTTCGCCGGACCGATATCCGGGCAAAAAAAAGCCTGGGCCAGCATTTTCTGTCAGACCCGGGTCTGGCGGAAAAAATCGCGGCCGCCCTGGACATTGAGCCGGACGACATTGTTCTGGAGATCGGTCCGGGGCTGGGGGCGCTCACATTTTGCCTGGCCCGGAAGGCGGCCGGGGTGTGGGCCGTGGAAAAGGATCGGCGGATGATGGGGATATTGAAGGCCGAGCTTGGGGCCGGGGGCGTGGACAATGTCCGTCTGGTGGAGGGAGATTTCCTGAAATTTGACATTTCCGGCCTGTCCGCGGCCGAGGGCCGTTCCTTAAAGGTGGCGGGCAACCTTCCCTACAACATTTCATCCCAGGTCCTGGCGAGACTGGCGGAATCCCGCCAGGTCATCTCCGGCGCGGTTTTGATGTTCCAGAAGGAGCTGGCCCGGCGCGTCATGGCAAAGCCCGGAACCAAAGATTACGGAAGGCTTTCGGTGGCCCTGGCCTACTGCGCGGATATCCGGAGGGTGGCCCGGGCCGGATCAAAGTCGTTTTTTCCCCGGCCCAAAGTGGATTCCGAGGTTTTAAGGGTGGATTTCAAAACTCCGGATTTCCCGGCCCGGGATGAGATTTTTTTTAAAAGCGTGGTCAAGGCGGCGTTTTCCAGCCGGAGGAAGACCCTGAAAAACGCCCTGGCCGGAAGCCATCTTTCCATCGAAGCGGCCGGGGCGATTCAAGCCCTTGGGCGGGCGGGAGTGGACCCCGTCCGCCGGGCCGAGACATTGAGCGTGGAGGAGTTTGTCCGGCTGGCCGACGTTCTGAACGACGCGGCCGAATATCCGGCGCCCCGGACAGGAGAGCGGACCCAAAAAGAGGCGAGCCAATCGCCCCGGAAAAACAGGAGAAGACATGGAGACAGATGA
- a CDS encoding conserved hypothetical protein (Evidence 4 : Unknown function but conserved in other organisms): METDDSRPMTNEEWERRRLCPDGGCIGVIGPDNRCRECGAVSDEPPPAGIAAGAEKDDAPKEPVEKNRDGETEAGAASDPEKGLEAPEDLDWENRCLCPDGHCIGVIGPDGRCRECGKEEGDATV; encoded by the coding sequence ATGGAGACAGATGATTCAAGACCCATGACCAATGAGGAATGGGAGCGCCGGCGGCTTTGTCCGGACGGCGGCTGCATCGGGGTCATCGGCCCCGACAACCGGTGCCGGGAGTGCGGCGCGGTTTCGGATGAGCCCCCCCCGGCCGGAATCGCGGCCGGCGCGGAAAAAGACGACGCCCCCAAAGAGCCCGTTGAAAAAAACAGGGACGGGGAGACGGAGGCCGGGGCCGCTTCCGATCCGGAAAAAGGCCTGGAAGCGCCGGAAGATTTGGACTGGGAAAACAGATGCCTTTGTCCGGACGGCCACTGCATCGGGGTCATCGGCCCGGACGGCCGGTGCCGGGAATGCGGAAAAGAAGAGGGGGACGCGACTGTTTGA
- the alr gene encoding Alanine racemase, whose amino-acid sequence MNSHSVWAEIDLDAIASNVAELKRLVGPRTRLMAVAKADGYGHGAGETARTALENGADFIGVARLEEGAALRKAGISAPILIFGRTDPSLARDLARHGLVQTVFSRSGARALSGAAARLGLRIPAHIKVDTGMGRLGLLPDFEENAVSPESPAGVEWKGALGDIRSMAALEGLSIRGIYTHFASADQKDPGPALDQLHAFSRLLDQTARAEIPTGLRHAANSAAIIRFPRAHLDMARAGVAMYGLLPSPDMDPGQIRLKPAMSLKARVIHVKKVPAGFAASYGGTWRPPVPTTLATVSAGYADGVSRRLSNRGHMLVRGKRAPIAGRVCMDQTLLDAGHIPGIRVGDEAVIFGRQGEEEIGAGEAASAAGTIHYEIVSTVTARVPRVYVRGKKTGTGPKIGNRLDKMISGDY is encoded by the coding sequence TTGAATTCCCATTCGGTCTGGGCCGAGATTGATCTTGACGCCATCGCGTCCAATGTCGCCGAACTCAAACGCCTGGTGGGTCCCCGGACCCGGCTCATGGCCGTGGCCAAGGCCGACGGATACGGCCACGGCGCCGGGGAGACCGCCCGGACCGCCCTTGAGAACGGCGCTGATTTCATCGGCGTGGCGCGCCTGGAGGAAGGCGCGGCGCTTCGAAAGGCGGGGATTTCGGCCCCGATCCTGATTTTCGGGCGAACGGACCCGTCGCTGGCCCGGGACCTGGCCCGTCATGGTCTTGTCCAGACCGTGTTTTCCCGATCCGGCGCCCGGGCGCTTTCAGGGGCGGCGGCCCGGCTGGGTCTGCGGATTCCGGCCCACATCAAAGTGGACACCGGCATGGGCCGACTGGGCCTTTTGCCCGATTTTGAAGAAAACGCCGTCTCCCCGGAAAGTCCGGCGGGCGTTGAATGGAAAGGGGCGCTGGGGGACATCCGGTCCATGGCCGCCCTTGAGGGGCTTTCCATCCGGGGCATATACACCCACTTCGCCTCGGCCGATCAAAAAGACCCGGGCCCGGCCCTGGACCAGCTTCACGCGTTTTCCCGGCTCCTGGACCAAACGGCCCGGGCCGAAATCCCCACAGGTCTTCGCCACGCCGCCAACAGCGCGGCCATCATCCGCTTTCCCCGCGCCCATCTGGACATGGCGCGGGCCGGCGTCGCCATGTACGGCCTTTTGCCTTCCCCGGACATGGACCCCGGCCAAATCCGGCTCAAGCCGGCCATGTCTTTGAAGGCCCGGGTGATTCACGTTAAAAAAGTCCCGGCGGGATTCGCCGCAAGCTACGGCGGAACCTGGCGCCCCCCCGTCCCCACCACCCTCGCCACAGTGAGCGCGGGCTACGCCGACGGCGTCAGCCGGCGGCTGTCCAACCGGGGCCACATGCTGGTTCGGGGAAAGCGGGCCCCCATCGCCGGACGGGTGTGCATGGACCAGACCCTTCTGGACGCGGGCCATATCCCCGGGATCCGGGTCGGGGACGAGGCCGTGATTTTCGGCCGCCAGGGAGAGGAGGAGATCGGCGCCGGCGAGGCGGCATCCGCGGCCGGGACCATCCATTATGAGATCGTGTCCACGGTCACGGCGCGGGTCCCCAGGGTGTATGTCAGAGGCAAAAAAACCGGGACCGGGCCAAAGATCGGGAATAGACTTGACAAAATGATCAGCGGCGACTATTAA
- the sat gene encoding Sulfate adenylyltransferase, which produces MAKLIPPHGGKGLTCCLLEGGDLAAEKKKAEGLKKITISPREEGDLIMMGIGGFSPLTGFMTRADWKGVCENFLTADGTFWPIPVTLSADTADADAISEGDEIALVAGSGEIMATMKVTEKYAMTEADKKFECEKCYMGEGTPTADEFWKIAKDDHPGVQMVMGQKDVNLAGPVKVLTEGEYPEKYAGVYMRPAESRKIFEDRGWSDVAALQLRNPMHRSHEYLCKIAVEVCDGVYIHSLVGNLKPGDIPADVRVKCIDALVKNYFVEDNVVQGGYPLDMRYAGPREGLLHATFRQNYGCSKMIIGRDHAGVGDFYGMFEAQTIFDKIPTPAEEGKALLCAPLKIDWTFYCYKCDGMASLRTCPHDKEDRVLLSGTMLRKGLSEGTEIPDHFGRDEVLEILREYYAGLTEKVEIKTHAAATGA; this is translated from the coding sequence ATGGCAAAACTGATTCCCCCCCATGGAGGAAAAGGCTTGACCTGTTGTCTTCTCGAAGGCGGCGATCTGGCGGCTGAGAAGAAAAAAGCCGAAGGACTTAAAAAAATCACCATTTCGCCCCGCGAGGAAGGCGATCTGATCATGATGGGCATCGGCGGCTTCAGCCCCCTCACCGGTTTCATGACCCGGGCCGACTGGAAAGGCGTGTGTGAAAATTTCCTTACGGCGGACGGAACCTTCTGGCCCATCCCCGTGACCCTGTCCGCCGACACGGCGGACGCCGACGCCATCAGCGAAGGCGATGAAATCGCCCTGGTCGCCGGAAGCGGAGAGATCATGGCCACCATGAAAGTCACCGAGAAATACGCCATGACCGAGGCGGACAAAAAGTTCGAGTGCGAAAAATGCTACATGGGCGAGGGAACCCCCACCGCCGATGAGTTCTGGAAAATCGCCAAAGACGACCATCCCGGCGTTCAGATGGTCATGGGCCAGAAAGACGTGAACCTGGCCGGACCGGTCAAGGTGCTCACCGAAGGGGAATATCCCGAGAAATACGCCGGCGTTTATATGAGGCCCGCCGAATCCCGCAAGATTTTTGAGGACAGAGGATGGAGCGACGTGGCGGCCCTGCAGCTCAGAAACCCCATGCACCGGTCCCATGAGTACCTGTGCAAAATCGCCGTGGAAGTCTGCGACGGCGTGTACATCCACTCCCTGGTTGGAAATCTGAAACCGGGCGACATTCCGGCGGATGTTCGGGTCAAATGCATCGACGCGCTGGTGAAAAACTACTTTGTGGAAGACAACGTGGTTCAGGGCGGCTATCCCCTGGACATGCGCTACGCCGGACCCCGGGAAGGCCTGCTTCACGCCACCTTCCGTCAGAACTACGGCTGCTCCAAAATGATCATCGGACGGGATCACGCGGGCGTGGGCGACTTCTACGGCATGTTTGAGGCCCAGACCATTTTCGATAAAATTCCCACTCCGGCCGAAGAGGGCAAAGCCCTGCTGTGCGCGCCTCTGAAGATCGACTGGACCTTCTACTGCTACAAGTGCGACGGAATGGCGTCTTTGAGAACATGCCCCCACGACAAGGAGGACCGGGTGCTTCTGTCCGGAACCATGCTCCGAAAGGGCCTGTCCGAAGGCACCGAGATCCCGGATCACTTCGGGCGCGACGAGGTTCTGGAAATCCTGCGCGAGTACTACGCCGGACTCACGGAAAAAGTGGAGATCAAAACCCACGCGGCGGCCACAGGCGCCTGA
- the rhlP gene encoding Rhombotarget lipoprotein gives MPLKSRAVFLMIAVSVLLSSAGCAEIYGTRQTRYASSVVEYLYPGKQIVSVPSIPRLSLPLRVGIAFVPESKTQAGANRLGERDKMELMDRIAKEFKSLPFVKEIQMIPAPYLSSGGGFENLDQIRNMHGIDLIALLSYDQIQHTDEGFLSLAYWTLVGAYIIKGEKNDTSTMMDAAVYDIASRKMLFRAPGLSRVKASSTLINLRERLRADSLKGFQMAADHLTANLKAELARFKNKVKEMPDSYSITREPGYTGGGSLGGGHVLALLLLGGAALWTGRRK, from the coding sequence ATGCCGTTAAAATCCAGGGCCGTTTTCCTGATGATCGCCGTTTCCGTTTTGCTTTCATCCGCAGGCTGCGCGGAGATTTATGGAACCAGGCAAACCCGATACGCCAGCAGCGTGGTGGAATACCTCTACCCGGGAAAACAGATCGTCTCCGTCCCCTCCATCCCCCGGCTGTCCCTGCCCCTGCGGGTCGGGATCGCCTTTGTTCCGGAATCAAAGACCCAGGCCGGGGCAAACCGGCTGGGCGAAAGGGACAAAATGGAGCTGATGGATCGAATCGCGAAAGAATTCAAATCCCTGCCGTTTGTCAAAGAGATTCAGATGATTCCCGCCCCTTATCTGTCGTCCGGCGGCGGATTTGAAAATCTGGACCAGATCCGAAACATGCACGGCATCGACCTGATCGCCCTTCTCTCCTACGATCAGATTCAGCACACGGACGAGGGATTTCTGTCCCTGGCCTACTGGACCCTGGTGGGCGCGTACATCATCAAAGGTGAAAAAAACGACACCAGCACCATGATGGACGCGGCGGTGTACGACATCGCCAGCCGAAAAATGCTCTTCCGGGCTCCCGGGCTGAGTCGGGTGAAGGCGTCCTCCACTCTGATCAATTTGAGGGAGCGCCTGCGGGCGGATTCCCTCAAAGGTTTTCAGATGGCCGCCGACCATCTCACCGCCAACCTCAAGGCCGAGCTGGCGCGTTTTAAAAACAAAGTCAAAGAAATGCCCGACTCCTATTCCATCACCCGCGAGCCGGGCTACACCGGCGGGGGAAGCCTGGGGGGCGGGCATGTTCTGGCCCTGCTGCTGCTCGGAGGCGCGGCCCTGTGGACAGGCCGAAGGAAATAA
- the rrtA gene encoding Rhombosortase, translating into MDRPKEIIAWGRAPILLVAGLAVMAHVFPELSDRLVYDRRAVLAGEFWRILTAPLAHFSAGHLFWNLLALVAAGLAIHQAGFKGFGPAFVFAAATPGVVFLAVCPEMERYGGLSGPATAAAAFFCLKHILETEKNQAMWLIILLLMAAKIVAEAAVDAPIFARGGETPFRPLPSAHILGSLGALGAVWRSRLKPPFSGAPGACLNRGQND; encoded by the coding sequence GTGGACAGGCCGAAGGAAATAATCGCCTGGGGGCGCGCCCCCATTCTGCTCGTGGCGGGTCTGGCTGTCATGGCGCATGTCTTCCCGGAGCTTTCAGACCGGCTTGTGTATGACCGGCGGGCGGTTTTGGCCGGAGAATTCTGGCGAATTCTGACCGCGCCCCTGGCGCATTTTTCAGCCGGCCATCTTTTCTGGAATCTCCTGGCGCTCGTCGCCGCCGGCCTCGCCATCCATCAGGCGGGCTTCAAAGGCTTTGGGCCGGCTTTTGTTTTCGCCGCCGCGACGCCCGGCGTGGTTTTCCTGGCGGTGTGTCCGGAAATGGAGCGCTATGGAGGGCTTTCGGGGCCGGCCACCGCGGCGGCGGCGTTTTTTTGTCTGAAACACATCCTTGAAACCGAAAAAAACCAGGCCATGTGGCTGATCATTCTTCTGCTGATGGCCGCGAAAATCGTCGCGGAGGCGGCCGTGGACGCTCCAATCTTTGCCCGGGGCGGCGAAACGCCCTTTCGGCCGCTTCCTTCCGCGCATATTCTTGGATCCCTGGGGGCTTTGGGGGCGGTTTGGCGATCCCGCCTCAAACCGCCGTTTTCCGGAGCCCCGGGCGCCTGTTTGAACAGGGGGCAAAATGATTAA
- a CDS encoding Metallophosphoesterase codes for MFKFIHAADIHLDSPLRGLSRHESAPADAIRSACRRAFENLTDLALKEEAAFVLLAGDLYDGDWKDCGAGIFLSRQMGRLGRKGIPVFAVAGNHDAANRMTRALDLPANMKMLSSKKTETVRLDQCGTLIHGRSFAARRVDENLAAGFGRGEKGYFNIGLLHTSLDGREGHGVYAPCSVDDLRSKGFQYWALGHVHKPEIVSRDPWIVFPGCVQGRHIREEGPRGCALVTVRDGAVARVEQADLDVFRWTRTRVDISGAGDMGEVLDRARKAIEKDMESANGRPAAMRIHFHGAAPAVDETLAYPERFEGRIKALGAEIGGGDLWIERVENKASGKPALDSDMSRDSALGRLLGEILDAPAGPGEIRGLDETVAALRKKIPPEAFGPDSVLDLDEPRTLERLIGEAGRMLIGRLLSQGDGP; via the coding sequence ATGTTTAAATTTATTCACGCGGCCGACATTCATCTGGACAGCCCCCTGAGGGGCCTGTCCCGCCACGAGTCGGCCCCGGCGGACGCCATTCGGAGCGCCTGCCGAAGGGCGTTTGAAAACTTAACGGACCTCGCGCTCAAGGAGGAGGCCGCCTTTGTTCTGCTGGCCGGGGACCTTTATGACGGCGACTGGAAGGACTGCGGGGCCGGCATATTTCTCAGCCGGCAGATGGGGCGGCTGGGCCGGAAAGGCATTCCGGTTTTCGCGGTGGCGGGCAACCATGACGCCGCCAACCGGATGACCCGGGCCCTGGATCTGCCCGCCAACATGAAAATGCTCTCTTCGAAAAAGACGGAAACCGTCCGGCTGGATCAATGCGGAACGCTCATTCACGGGCGAAGCTTCGCCGCGCGGCGCGTGGACGAAAATTTGGCGGCCGGTTTCGGCCGGGGGGAAAAGGGATATTTCAACATCGGGCTTCTGCACACCAGCCTCGACGGCCGGGAAGGCCACGGGGTGTACGCCCCCTGCTCAGTGGACGACCTTCGCTCAAAAGGGTTCCAGTACTGGGCCCTGGGCCATGTTCATAAACCGGAGATCGTGTCCCGGGACCCGTGGATCGTCTTTCCCGGATGCGTCCAGGGGCGCCACATTCGGGAGGAGGGCCCCCGGGGATGCGCCCTGGTGACGGTTCGGGACGGCGCCGTGGCCCGGGTGGAGCAGGCGGACCTGGATGTGTTTCGATGGACCCGGACCCGGGTGGATATTTCCGGAGCCGGGGACATGGGCGAGGTTTTGGACCGGGCCCGGAAGGCCATTGAAAAGGATATGGAGTCCGCAAACGGGCGCCCGGCCGCCATGCGAATCCATTTTCACGGCGCGGCCCCGGCGGTGGACGAGACCCTGGCCTACCCGGAGCGCTTTGAGGGGCGGATCAAGGCCCTTGGCGCGGAGATCGGGGGCGGGGATTTGTGGATCGAGCGCGTTGAAAACAAAGCCTCGGGCAAACCGGCGCTGGATTCGGATATGTCCCGCGACTCCGCGCTGGGCCGTCTTTTGGGGGAGATACTGGACGCGCCCGCCGGGCCCGGGGAAATCAGGGGCCTGGATGAGACGGTGGCCGCCCTTCGAAAAAAAATTCCGCCGGAGGCATTCGGCCCGGACTCCGTCCTGGACCTGGACGAGCCCCGGACCCTTGAGCGCCTGATCGGCGAGGCCGGGCGAATGCTCATCGGCCGCCTTCTGTCACAGGGGGACGGCCCATGA